The region GTTCGTCGTCCCCTGCGAGACGACCCAGGAGATCGACACCTACTGGGACGCGCTGGTCGACGGCGGCGAGCCCGGCCCGTGCGGCTGGCTGAAGGACCGGTTCGGCGTGTCCTGGCAGATCGTGTCGCTCGAGGCCGAGGCCTGGATGACCGACCCGGACCAGGAGAGGGCCCAGCGTGTCGTCCAGGTGATGCTCGCCGGCTTCGGGAAGCCGGACGTCGAGGCCCAGCGGAAGGCGTACGAGGGCGGCTGACCCCGCACCGGGCGCGCCGGGGCTCCCCGACGCCCGGCGCCTAGGGTGACCGTATGCGAATCGGTACGCCGCTGAGCCCGTCCGCGACCCGCGTCATGCTGCTCGGCTCCGGGGAAGCTCGGCAAAGAGGTCGTGATCGCCCTGCAGCGCCTCGGCGTCGAGGTGATCGCCGTCGACCGCTATCCGGACGCCCCCGGGCACCAGGTCGCGCACCGCTCGCACGTGATCGACATGACGGACCCGGCCGCGCTCACGGCGCTGATCGAGCAGGAGCGCCCGCACTACGTCATCCCCGAGATCGAGGCGATCGCCACGGACGCCCTCGCCGCGATCGAGGAGAACGGGGTCGCCACCGTCATCCCGACGGCCCGCGCGACGCGGCTGACGATGGACCGCGAGGGAATCCGGCGGCTGGCGGCCGAGGAACTCGGCCTGCCGACCTCGCCGTACGCCTTCGCCGACTCCCTCGACGAGGTGCGCGCGGCCGTCGACGGCGGCATCGGGTACCCGTGCGTGATCAAGCCGGTGATGTCCTCGTCGGGCAAGGGGCAGAGCGTCCTGCGCTCGGCCGACGACCTCGGCCCCGCCTGGGAGTACGCGAGGGCCGGCGGCCGGGTCGCGACGACCCGGGTGATCGTCGAGGGCCTCGTGGACTTCGACTACGAGATCACCCAGCTCACGGTGCGGGGCGTGGACGGGACGTGGTTCTGCGCGCCGATCGGGCACATCCAGGAGCACGGGGACTACGTCGAGTCCTGGCAGCCGCAGCCGATGTCGGCCGCCGCGATCGACGGTGCCAGGGACGTGGCGGGCCGGATCACCGAGGCCCTCGGCGGGCGGGGAATCTTCGGTGTCGAGCTGTTCGTGAAGGGCGACGACGTGCTGTTCTCCGAGGTCTCGCCGCGGCCGCACGACACCGGGCTGGTCACCCTGGCCACGCAGCGGCTCTCCGAGTTCGAGCTGCACGCCCGCGCGGTGCTGGGCCTCCCCGTCGACGTGACGCTGCGCTCGCCCGGCGCCTCCGCGGTGATCTACGGCGGCACGGACGCGAAGGCGATCAGCTTCGAGGGTCTCGAGCTCGCCCTCGCCGTACCGGGCACGGACCTGCGGCTCTTCGGCAAGCCCGAGAGCTTCAAGAGGCGGCGGATGGGCGTGGTGGTCGCGGTCGCGGACGACGTCGAGACCGCCCGGACGCGCGCGAAGGGAGCCGCAGAGCTCGTGCGTCCCGTCGCCGAATGAGGAAGAATGCCGAGGAATCCACGGCTGATCTGCTGAATTGCCGTGGAACCCTACTTCCGGACGGGGCGCGGTCCGCCTGACGTCCGGATCATGACGTCACCGGTCCTGGCCACGCCGCCCGCCTCCCCCGCGGACGCCGCCGCGTTCTTGGCTGCGACGGCGCCACGCGGGGGTGCGCTCGTGCTCGCCCGCGCGGGCTTCCGGGTGCAGGAGATGCTCGGCGGGATCGAGTACCGGATCCGCGCGGGCCTCGCGGTGGAGACCGCGGCGGGGCGGATCGAGCAGGAGCCAGACCCGCTCACCACTCCCTGCGGGTGCTGAGCGGCTCAGAGCGTCCCGGCGAGCGGTTCGGGCGCGTGCCGGTGCCGGTGGGGCGGGGCGAGATGGATCTGCGCCGCGTAGACGACCCACCCGACGACCGACAGGCCGAGCCAGGTGATCATGCGGTAGAGCAGCACGGTCGCCGCCGCGGGCGCGGCCGGCGCGCCCGCCGCCAGCAGGACGCCGAGCAGCCCGGTCTCGGCGAGGCCCGCGCCGCCGGGCAGGACCTGCAGCGCGATGCTGACCTGCACCGCGAGGAAGCCCAGGGCGAGTGCGGTCCAGTGCGCCGGCAGCCCGACGGCCGTCGAGCAGGCAACGAGGGTCAGGAAGTCCGCCGCCCAGCTCAGCAGCGAGAGCACCACCAGCCCGGCCCACTGGCGGGACGTGGGGTGCAGCAGTCCGATCCGGGCGGCGAGGCGGGCCGCCGTCCCGTCCGGGTCCGACGCCCACACGCCGCGGCAGCCCCGGCACAGCCACGGCAGGTGCCTGCCGATGTGGACCAGGACGACCAGGAACCGCCGGAGGACCGCGGGGTGCGTGACCACCGCCCAGGCCCCCGCGGCGCCCAAGGCGATCGCCGCCGCGACGACGACCGCCAACCACAGCGGCAGCCAGCCGGCCGCGCCCAGTGCGAGCACGCCGAGGACCAGCAGGAGGATCGAGGCGAGCGCGCCGGGCAGGAACACCGACCAGGACGCGAGGGCGGCGTCGACGCCCCGCCGACGGAGGCGGGAGATCGCGTAGGCGAGGGCGCCGGCGCCTCCCACGACCGGCACCGTGTTCGAGATCGCGTTCTCGGCGAAGGTGATCGCCTGCACGGTCCGCGCGGGCACGGCGGCCCCGCCCGCCTCCAGCACCCGGCGGTGCATCTCGCCGTACAGGACCAGCGCCGCCATGGCGAGCACGACGGCGAGCAGCAGCCGACCCGGCCGCACCTGCGCGAGCACCTCGTCGGCGTCCCGCACCGCGCGCACCAGCTCGGGCATCTGCCAGCCGATGTAGGCGAGCGCAGCCAGGACGAGCGCCCAGTGCACCAGGGTCTTCCAGTGCCGGGCCGGCCACGCCGCGGCGGCCCGCAGCCCGTTCCGGGGTGCCGCTCCGTCCGCCATTCCGACCCCCACGCCTCCCGCCGGATGGGACGAGGCTAACCCGGGCGAGGGCGGCCGTCCCGGCCGCTGCGCCCTGCTCCTCCGGCAGGCGCGGGGAGGTGGGGTGGAGGCAACCCGGCGACGCTCGAGTGGCTCGAGCGTCACCCACCGCTGCTCGAGCCACTCACGCGCCGGTCGGGAGTGGGGAGGCGGGCGTCGGGCCTCCGCCGGCTGCCCCCGCCTATGCGCCGCCGTCCGCAGGCGGCGACCACGGCGGATGGCCCAACTCGGGCGCCGTCTTCTTGACCGGCCGCGCCGGCAGGTTTACGACGGTGACCGGCCGCGCCGCCTCGCGCCCCGGCTTGGCGGCGGCCCCTGGAGAAGCGATGCCGCTCCCGGTACGCCCGCCCGGCCTGCCCGGCCCCGAACCGATCGACCGGACCGCCCCGGCGGCCGGGGGCGCCGCGCGGCCCGGAGCCGAGGAGAGGACCAGCACCGCCCGCGCGTACGCCCGGGCCGCCGGCCTGTCCGGCGTCGTGTTCGCGGTCCTGTTCGCCGTGGCGCTCGTACTCGTCCGGCAGGCACCGCGGCTCGGCGACCCGGACGCCGTCTACGCGGCGTACTACGCCTCGGACAGCCGGAACCTGCTGGTCACCCTCGGCCTGTACGTCGTGCCGTTCGCCGGGATCGCGTGCCTGTGGCACATGATCGCGACCCGGACGCTGCTCCAGGTCCTGGCCCCGGCCTCGTGGTCCCGGATCCCGCACTGGCTGCAGCTCGCCTCGGGGATCCTCTTCGTCGGCATGCTCTTCGTGGGAACCGCGGCGGTCGGCGGGGTCGCCCTGCTGACCCGCTTCTCGGACTCCCCGCCACCGTCGCCGGAGATCGCCCGCGCGCTGGCGGCGGTCGGTTACGCGATGGTGTTCGTCTACGGCGTCCGGGCCGCGGGCATGTACATGATCGCGACGACCGGGCTCGCCCGGACCGTCGGCCTGCTGTCCGGGCCCGCGGCCGCCGTCAGTTATCTCGTGGCGGCGTTCCTCCTGGTCAGCACGACCTTCCATCCGGCGATCCTGCTGGTGTTCCCGGCGTGGGTGCTCGTGCTGAGCATCGTGCTGCTGGTGCGCCGGCCTACGGGGGCGAAAACGACATGAGCACTGTGGACACTTCGGGCACGGTGGGCGGGATCGACGACATCCCTGGTCCTCGCGGGCTGCCGCTGGTGGGGAACCTCTTCGACATCGACTCGCACGACCCGGTCGAGGGTTTCGTGGCCATGGCCCGCGAGTACGGGCCGATCTTCAAGCTCTCCGGCGCCGGCTCGGTGCGGCTCATCGCCTCGGGGGCCGACATCGTCGAGGAGGTCTGCGACGACTCCCGGTTCGACAAGATGATCGGCGCGGGTCTGTCGAACGTGCGCAACGGCGGCGCCGGGAACGGTCTGTTCACCTCGGAGACGTCCGACCCGCTCTGGCATCGCGCACACAACATCCTGATGTCGCCCTTCAGCATGCAGGCGATGCGGGACTACCTGCCGAAGATGATCGACGTGGCCGACCAGCTGACCGACAAGTGGGCCCGGACCAACCCCGGTGAGGACGTCGACGTCCCGGCCGACATGACCCGGCTCACGCTCGACACGATCGCGCTCTGCGGCTTCGGCTACCGCTTCAACTCCTTCTACCGGGAGACCCCGCACCCCTTCGTCGAGGCGATGACGCGCACGCTGACCGAGTCGCAGGCCCGGAGCCGGCAGCTGCCTCTCCAGACGCGCCTGCGGGTGCGGGCGCAGCGCCGGATGGAGGAGGACCAGGCGTTCATGGAGGCGCTGGTCGACGGGATCGTCGCCGAGCGGCGCGCCCAGGGGGCGGCGGGCGACACCACCGACCTGCTCGGCCGCATGATCAACGGGCTCGACCGGCAGACCGGCGAGGGGCTCCCGGACGAGAACATCCGCGCGCAGTGCATCACGTTCCTCATCGCCGGCCACGAGACGACGTCGGGGCTGCTCTCCTTCGCGCTCTACTACCTGCTGAAGAACCCGGCGTTCCTCGAGCGGGCCCGGGCCGAGGCCGACGAGGTGCTCGGCGACTCCGCGGAGCCCACGTTCGAGCAGGTGCAGCGGCTGACCTACGTGCGCCGGGTGCTCGACGAGACCCTGCGGCTCTGGCCGACCGCGCCCGCCTTCACCCGGACCCCGCTCGAGGACACCGTCCTCGGGGGCCGGTACGCGGTACCCCGCCGGACCCCGATCACGGTGCTGATCCCCGCCCTGCACCGGGACACGTCGGTCTGGGGGCCCGACGCCGCGGAGTTCGACCCGGACCACATGACGCCCGAGCGGCTCGCCACGCTCTCCCCGAACGCCTACAAGCCGTTCGGCACGGGCCAACGGGCGTGCATCGGACGGCAGTTCGCCCTCCAGGAGGCCGTGCTCGTGCTGGGGTCCCTGCTGCAGCGCTTCGACCTCGTCGACCACACCGACTACGTGCTCCACACGAAGACCACGCTCACGGTGAAGCCCGACGAGTTCCGGATCCAGGTCCGGCCACGTCCCGGGCGCCTCTCGGTCCGCTCGGCGCCTCCCGCGGCCGCTCCCGTCGAGCGGGCGGGCGAGCGGACCCCCGCCGCCGCTCCCGCGCCCTCGGTCGCCGGGCACGGCACGAAGCTCGCGGTCCTCTACGGCTCGAACCTGGGCACCTCCGAGGCGCTGGCGACGACGCTCGCCGCCGAGGGCACGGACCGCGGCTTCGACGTCACCCTCGGCGCCCTCGACGACCATGCCGACGACCCCTCCGCCGCCCTCCCGGCCGGGGGCGCCGCCATCGTCGTCAGCTCCTCGTACAACGGCACCCCGCCCGACAACGCCGCGGCGTTCTGCCGGTGGGTGACCGGGCCCGACGCCCACCTCGACGGCACCGCGTACACGGTGTTCGGCTGCGGCAACCGGGAGTGGGCCGCGACCTACCAGGCCGTCCCGACCCTGCTCGACGAGCGCCTCGGCGCGTGCGGCGGACGCCGGGTGCATCCCCGGGGCGAGGCCGACGCGCGGGGCGACGTGGACGCGGCCTACCGGGACTGGCACGCGAACCTCTGGCCGGATCTCGCGGCGGCGCTCGGGCTGCCGGCCGAGGTGGGCGCGGACCTGGCGACCGGGCCGCGGCTGTCGGTGACGCTGACCAACCGTCAGGTGCTGAACCCGGTGATCCTGTCCTACCAGGCCCGGCCCGCCCGGGTCCGGGCCAACCGCGAGCTCATCGCCGGCTCGGACGGCAAGCCCGCCGAACGCTCCACCCGGCACGTCGAGATCGCCCTGCCCGGCGGGCTCGGCTACCGGGCCGGTGACCACCTGGGGGTGCTCCCCCGGAACAGCATCGACCTCATCCGCCGGGTCCTCACCCGGTTCGGCCTGGACGCGGGCCAGTACGCGACGATCATCCCCCACGGCGGGACCCACACCCACCTGCCCATCGACGAGCCGGCGCCGCTCCTGGGAGTGCTCGCCAGCTGCGTCGAGCTGCAGGACGTCGCCACCCGCGGGGACCTCGAGGCCCTCGCCCGGCACGCCCCCGACCCCGAGCAGCGGTCGTCGCTCGAGTCGTTGGCCGGGGAGGGCTACCGCGAGCGGATCGCCCTGGCGAACCGCTCGGTCCTCGACGTGCTCGAGGAGTTCCCGGACTGCGGGCTGCCGTTCGCGGAGTACCTCGACATGCTGCCGCCGCTACGGCCGCGCTACTACTCCATCTCCTCCTCGCCCCTGGTGGAGCCGGGGGTCGCCACCATCACGGCGGGGGTGCTGCGGGCACCGGCGCGGTCCGGCACGGGAACGTTCACCGGGGTCTGCTCGGGGCATCTCGCCGACGTGCCCGAGGAGGGGACGGCCTTCGTGTTCGTCCGCGAGCCGTCGATTGCCTTCCGGCCGCCGGAGAACCCCCACATTCCGATGATCATGATCGGTGCGGGTACCGGGCTCGCGCCCTTCCG is a window of Pseudonocardia sp. T1-2H DNA encoding:
- a CDS encoding lysylphosphatidylglycerol synthase transmembrane domain-containing protein; translated protein: MADGAAPRNGLRAAAAWPARHWKTLVHWALVLAALAYIGWQMPELVRAVRDADEVLAQVRPGRLLLAVVLAMAALVLYGEMHRRVLEAGGAAVPARTVQAITFAENAISNTVPVVGGAGALAYAISRLRRRGVDAALASWSVFLPGALASILLLVLGVLALGAAGWLPLWLAVVVAAAIALGAAGAWAVVTHPAVLRRFLVVLVHIGRHLPWLCRGCRGVWASDPDGTAARLAARIGLLHPTSRQWAGLVVLSLLSWAADFLTLVACSTAVGLPAHWTALALGFLAVQVSIALQVLPGGAGLAETGLLGVLLAAGAPAAPAAATVLLYRMITWLGLSVVGWVVYAAQIHLAPPHRHRHAPEPLAGTL
- a CDS encoding bifunctional cytochrome P450/NADPH--P450 reductase, encoding MSTVDTSGTVGGIDDIPGPRGLPLVGNLFDIDSHDPVEGFVAMAREYGPIFKLSGAGSVRLIASGADIVEEVCDDSRFDKMIGAGLSNVRNGGAGNGLFTSETSDPLWHRAHNILMSPFSMQAMRDYLPKMIDVADQLTDKWARTNPGEDVDVPADMTRLTLDTIALCGFGYRFNSFYRETPHPFVEAMTRTLTESQARSRQLPLQTRLRVRAQRRMEEDQAFMEALVDGIVAERRAQGAAGDTTDLLGRMINGLDRQTGEGLPDENIRAQCITFLIAGHETTSGLLSFALYYLLKNPAFLERARAEADEVLGDSAEPTFEQVQRLTYVRRVLDETLRLWPTAPAFTRTPLEDTVLGGRYAVPRRTPITVLIPALHRDTSVWGPDAAEFDPDHMTPERLATLSPNAYKPFGTGQRACIGRQFALQEAVLVLGSLLQRFDLVDHTDYVLHTKTTLTVKPDEFRIQVRPRPGRLSVRSAPPAAAPVERAGERTPAAAPAPSVAGHGTKLAVLYGSNLGTSEALATTLAAEGTDRGFDVTLGALDDHADDPSAALPAGGAAIVVSSSYNGTPPDNAAAFCRWVTGPDAHLDGTAYTVFGCGNREWAATYQAVPTLLDERLGACGGRRVHPRGEADARGDVDAAYRDWHANLWPDLAAALGLPAEVGADLATGPRLSVTLTNRQVLNPVILSYQARPARVRANRELIAGSDGKPAERSTRHVEIALPGGLGYRAGDHLGVLPRNSIDLIRRVLTRFGLDAGQYATIIPHGGTHTHLPIDEPAPLLGVLASCVELQDVATRGDLEALARHAPDPEQRSSLESLAGEGYRERIALANRSVLDVLEEFPDCGLPFAEYLDMLPPLRPRYYSISSSPLVEPGVATITAGVLRAPARSGTGTFTGVCSGHLADVPEEGTAFVFVREPSIAFRPPENPHIPMIMIGAGTGLAPFRGFLQERAQQRAQGAPVARSLLFTGCRGPETDQLYADELAAFEAQGLVVVEHAFSRSPGSGPRYVQDAMRARADDVWALLQQDASVFVCGNASTMAPGVRAALKEIYRDRTGTTESDATAWLTGLRATDRFVEDIWGG
- a CDS encoding VOC family protein, which gives rise to MKQISPCLWFDGQAEQAAEFYTSVFPDSKIIDVQRYGPNTPGAEGEVMLVRFELLGREYGALNGGPQFPHSEAVSFVVPCETTQEIDTYWDALVDGGEPGPCGWLKDRFGVSWQIVSLEAEAWMTDPDQERAQRVVQVMLAGFGKPDVEAQRKAYEGG
- the purT gene encoding formate-dependent phosphoribosylglycinamide formyltransferase, which translates into the protein MIALQRLGVEVIAVDRYPDAPGHQVAHRSHVIDMTDPAALTALIEQERPHYVIPEIEAIATDALAAIEENGVATVIPTARATRLTMDREGIRRLAAEELGLPTSPYAFADSLDEVRAAVDGGIGYPCVIKPVMSSSGKGQSVLRSADDLGPAWEYARAGGRVATTRVIVEGLVDFDYEITQLTVRGVDGTWFCAPIGHIQEHGDYVESWQPQPMSAAAIDGARDVAGRITEALGGRGIFGVELFVKGDDVLFSEVSPRPHDTGLVTLATQRLSEFELHARAVLGLPVDVTLRSPGASAVIYGGTDAKAISFEGLELALAVPGTDLRLFGKPESFKRRRMGVVVAVADDVETARTRAKGAAELVRPVAE